Proteins encoded by one window of Panicum virgatum strain AP13 chromosome 7N, P.virgatum_v5, whole genome shotgun sequence:
- the LOC120683387 gene encoding endochitinase A-like, whose protein sequence is MASSAATTTSRVLLALGLALLCAAGPAAAQNVASVVTDAFFNGIKNQAPGSCEGKSFYTRSAFLSAVNSYPGFAHGGSETQGKREIAAFFAHVTHETGHLCYISEINKSNSYCDPNNRQWPCAAGKKYYGRGPLQISWNYNYGPAGRSIGFDGLGNPDRVAQDPVIAFKTALWFWMNNVHGVMPQGFGATTRAINGALECNGRNPDQMNARVRYYRQYCQQLGVDPGSNLTC, encoded by the exons ATGGCGAGctcagcggcgacgacgacgtcgagGGTCCTGCTGGCCCTCGGGCTggcgctcctctgcgccgccggcccggccgccgcgcagaACGTGGCCAGCGTCGTCACCGACGCCTTCTTCAACGGCATCAAGAACCAGGCCCCGGGCTCGTGCGAGGGCAAGAGCTTCTACACGCGGAGCGCGTTCCTGAGCGCCGTCAACTCGTACCCGGGCTTCGCGCACGGCGGCTCCGAGACCCAGGGCAAGCGCGAGATCGCCGCCTTCTTCGCGCACGTCACGCACGAGACCGGAC ACCTCTGCTACATCAGCGAGATCAACAAGAGCAACAGCTACTGCGACCCCAACAACAGGCAGTGGCCGTGCGCGGCGGGGAAGAAGTACTACGGGCGCGGCCCGCTGCAGATCTCGTGGAACTACAACTacgggccggcggggaggagcaTCGGCTTCGACGGGCTCGGGAACCCGGACAGGGTTGCTCAGGACCCCGTGATCGCGTTCAAGACGGCGCTCTGGTTCTGGATGAACAACGTGCACGGGGTGATGCCGCAGGGGTTCGGCGCCACCACCAGGGCCATCAATGGCGCCCTCGAGTGCAACGGGAGGAACCCCGACCAGATGAACGCGCGCGTGCGATACTACAGGCAGTACTGCCAGCAGCTCGGCGTCGACCCCGGGAGCAACCTAACCTGCTAG
- the LOC120683386 gene encoding endochitinase A-like translates to MGAAGAPKIMAVLALALALLCAAAEPAAAQNCGCQPGYCCSKYGYCGLGDPYCGEGCRSGPCYSGGGGGGGGGSGGRGANVASVVTDAFFNGIKNQAGGGCEGKNFYTRSAFLSASNKYSGFAHGGSEVEGKREIAAFFAHVTHETGHFCYISEINKNNNYCDASNTQWPCAAGKKYYGRGPLQISWNYNYGPAGRDNGFDGLRNPDAVAQDAVIAFKAALWYWMNNVHRVMPQGFGATTRAINGALECNGQNQAQMNARVGYYRQYCQQLGVEPGNNLTC, encoded by the exons ATGGGTGCGGCAGGCGCGCCGAAGATCATGGCGGTCCTGGCTCTCGCGCTAGCTCTCCTCTGCGCTGCCGccgagccggccgccgcgcagAACTGCGGCTGCCAGCCGGGCTACTGCTGCAGCAAGTACGGCTACTGCGGCCTGGGCGACCCCTACTGCGGCGAGGGATGCCGGTCGGGCCCGTGCTACtcgggaggcggtggtggtggcggcggcggaagcggcggccgcggcgcgaaCGTGGCTAGCGTCGTCACCGACGCGTTCTTCAACGGCATCAAGAACCAGGCCGGGGGCGGGTGCGAGGGAAAGAACTTCTACACGCGGAGCGCGTTCCTGAGCGCCTCCAACAAGTACTCCGGCTTCGCCCACGGCGGCTCCGAGGTCGAGGGCAAGCGCGAGATCGCCGCCTTCTTCGCGCACGTCACGCACGAGACAGGGC ATTTCTGCTACATCAGCGAGATCAACAAGAACAACAACTACTGCGATGCCAGCAACACGCAGTGGCCGTGCGCGGCGGGGAAGAAGTACTACGGGCGCGGCCCGCTGCAGATCTCGTGGAACTACAACTACGGGCCCGCCGGGAGGGACAACGGCTTCGACGGGCTGCGGAACCCGGACGCGGTGGCGCAGGACGCCGTGATCGCGTTCAAGGCGGCGCTCTGGTACTGGATGAACAACGTGCACCGCGTGATGCCGCAGGGGTTCGGCGCGACGACCAGGGCCATCAATGGCGCCCTCGAGTGCAACGGGCAGAACCAAGCGCAGATGAACGCGAGGGTGGGGTACTACAGGCAGTACTGCCAGCAGCTCGGCGTCGAGCCGGGGAACAATCTCACCTGCTAG
- the LOC120683389 gene encoding endochitinase B-like, translating into MADRAPTTLTAALALGLVLVLLCAAAGPAAAQNCGCQEGYCCSKYGYCGLGDPYCGEGCRSGPCKGSSGSSSGGSGADVGSVVTDAFFNGIKSQAGGGCEGSSFYSRDAFLNAAGAYADFAHGGSADDGKREIAAFFAHVTHETGHFCYISEINKDNSYCNASKTQWPCAEGKKYYGRGPLQISWNYNYGPAGRDIGFDGLGNPGAVAQDPVIAFKAALWFWMNNVHGVMPQGFGATTRAINGALECNGDNPDKMNARVGYYRQYCQQLGVDPGSNLTC; encoded by the exons ATGGCGGACCGGGCGCCGACGACCCtgacggcggcgctggcgctcggGCTCGTGCTCGTGCTCCTGTGCGCCGCagccggcccggccgccgcgcagaACTGCGGCTGCCAGGAGGGCTACTGCTGCAGCAAGTACGGCTACTGCGGCCTGGGCGACCCCTACTGTGGCGAGGGGTGCCGGTCGGGCCCTTGCAAGGGTAGtagtggcagcagcagcggcggcagcggcgcggacgTTGGTAGCGTCGTCACCGATGCGTTCTTCAACGGCATCAAGTCCCAGGCCGGGGGCGGGTGCGAGGGCAGCAGCTTCTACTCGCGGGACGCGTTCCTGAACGCCGCCGGCGCGTACGCCGACTTCGCgcacggcggctcggcggacgACGGCAAGCGCGAGATCGCCGCCTTCTTCGCGCACGTCACCCACGAGACCGGAC ATTTCTGCTACATCAGCGagatcaacaaggacaacaGCTACTGCAACGCGAGCAAGACGCAGTGGCCGTGCGCGGAGGGGAAGAAGTACTACGGGCGCGGCCCGCTGCAGATCTCGTGGAACTACAACTACGGGCCCGCCGGGAGGGACATCGGCTTCGACGGGCTCGGGAACCCGGGCGCGGTGGCGCAGGACCCCGTGATCGCGTTCAAGGCGGCGCTCTGGTTCTGGATGAACAACGTGCACGGGGTGATGCCGCAGGGGTTCGGCGCCACCACCAGGGCCATCAACGGCGCCCTCGAGTGCAACGGGGACAACCCCGACAAGATGAACGCGAGGGTGGGCTACTACAGGCAGTACTGCCAGCAGCTCGGCGTCGACCCGGGGAGCAACCTCACCTGCTAA
- the LOC120683384 gene encoding uncharacterized protein LOC120683384 codes for MAIDRRCARRGALVVLLVCAVAARAVSAVGDGPLMNGNFEYPPNQSQMSGSSVTGENAIPYWKTTGTMDYIASGQQQGDMVLTVPEGAHALRLGSDASVQQQLSVTRGAYYSITFRASRTCAQDEKLSLEVVPVTGYPAQAGELPIQTVYTSCGWDSYSWAFKAEAGIVSFAIRHPHEEEEDPACGPIIDAIAIKTISQPQPTQDNMLANGDFEEGPYIPPDTMSGVMVPPMDEDDVSPLPGWKIMSYKKVVNYVDAAHFAVPRGARAVELVSGVETALVQEVHATVEGGWYRLEFSVGDAANGCGASSDYSPSPGMKVKAIAGSAETTVGVDFRGAGGSTRGKLEFQATTSPTRVVFVSQDYHTKSDNSGTLCGPLVDDVSLVAIAQPSARRLLL; via the exons ATGGCGATCGATAGGCggtgcgcgcgccgcggcgcgctGGTGGTCCTGCTCGtctgcgcggtggcggcgcgggctgTGTCGGCCGTCGGCGACG GCCCGCTGATGAACGGCAACTTCGAGTACCCGCCGAACCAGTCCCAGATGAGCGGTTCGTCGGTGACGGGGGAGAACGCGATCCCGTACTGGAAGACCACGGGCACCATGGACTACATCGCGTCCGGGCAGCAGCAGGGGGACATGGTCCTGACGGTGCCGGAGGGCGCGCACGCCCTGCGCCTCGGCAGCGACGCCTCCGTCCAGCAGCAGCTCAGCGTCACGCGGGGCGCCTACTACTCCATCACCTTCCGCGCGTCGCGCACCTGCGCCCAGGACGAGAAGCTGAGCCTGGAGGTCGTCCCCGTCACCGGCTACCCGGCCCAGGCCGGCGAGCTCCCCATCCAGACGGTCTACACCAGCTGCGGCTGGGACTCCTACTCCTGGGCCTTCAAGGCCGAGGCCGGCATCGTGTCCTTCGCCATCCGCCACCCccacgaggaggaagaagaccccgCGTGCGGCCCCATCATCGACGCCATCGCCATCAAGACGATCTCCCAGCCACAGCCCACCCAGG ACAACATGCTGGCGAACGGCGACTTCGAGGAGGGCCCGTACATCCCGCCGGACACCATGTCGGGGGTGATGGTGCCGCCGATGGACGAGGACGACGTCTCGCCGCTGCCGGGGTGGAAGATCATGTCGTACAAGAAGGTGGTCAACTACGTGGACGCGGCGCACTTCGCGgtgccgcgcggcgcgcgcgccgtcGAGCTGGTGTCCGGCGTGGAGACCGCGCTGGTGCAGGAGGTGCACGCCACCGTGGAAGGGGGCTGGTACAGGCTGGAGTTCTCGGTCGGGGACGCGGCCAACGGGTGCGGGGCGTCGTCCGACTACTCGCCGTCGCCCGGGATGAAGGTGAAGGCGATCGCGGGGTCGGCCGAGACCACCGTGGGCGTCGACTTccggggcgccggcggctccacgcgcgggaagctCGAGTTCCAGGCCACCACGAGCCCCACCAGGGTGGTGTTCGTCAGCCAGGACTACCACACCAAGTCCGACAACAGCGGCACGCTCTGCGGGCCCCTCGTGGACGACGTCTCGCTCGTCGCCATCGCGCAGCCGTCCGCTCGCCGGCTGCTTCTCTAA
- the LOC120683412 gene encoding uncharacterized protein LOC120683412 isoform X1: protein MAGNVRRAAVFLAVCLAARAAAAIQDGLLPNGNFEQVPPKSQLNGTRLMGRYAIPHWEISGFVEYIGSGQKQGDMLLPVPEGAYAVRLGNEASIRQQLTDLAPRTHYSITFSAARTCAQAEQLNVTVAPESDILPIQTVYTSSGWDSYSWAFEATGSVASFIVHNPGVSEDPACGPLIDLFAIKTLPPPKSSTTPGTDNLLKNGDFEEGPYIFPNTPWGVLVPPLDLDDYSPLSPWMVLSSTKSVKYVDAPRHVVPRGARAVELVSGVEAALVQDVATVPRRPYRLEFSAGDAGDGCAGAMAVQAYAGRGSVRVPYQSRGKGGHTRGALEFTAAANQTRVVFVSMAYNMKPDGTLCGPVVDDVSLVCTRKRAARRLLL, encoded by the exons ATGGCGGGGAACGTCCGCCGCGCTGCGGTGTTCTTGGCCGTCTGCCTGGCGGctcgggcggcagcggcgatccAGGATG GCTTGCTGCCGAATGGCAACTTCGAGCAGGTGCCGCCCAAGTCGCAGCTCAACGGCACGAGGTTGATGGGGCGCTACGCGATCCCGCACTGGGAGATCTCCGGGTTCGTCGAGTACATCGGCTCGGGCCAGAAGCAGGGCGACATGCTCCTGCCGGTGCCGGAGGGCGCCTACGCCGTGCGGCTGGGCAACGAGGCCTCCATCCGGCAGCAGCTGACGGACTTGGCCCCGCGAACGCACTACTCCATCACCTTCAGCGCGGCGCGCACCTGCGCCCAGGCCGAGCAGCTCAACGTCACGGTCGCCCCGGAGTCGGACATCCTCCCCATCCAGACGGTCTACACCAGCAGCGGCTGGGACTCCTACTCCTGGGCCTTCGAGGCCACCGGCAGCGTCGCGTCCTTCATCGTCCACAACCCCGGCGTCTCCGAGGACCCGGCCTGCGGCCCCCTCATCGACTTGTTCGCCATCAAGACCCTGCCGCCTCCTAAGAGCAGCACGA CTCCTGGCACAGATAACCTGCTGAAGAACGGGGACTTCGAGGAGGGCCCCTACATCTTCCCCAACACGCCGTGGGGGGTGCTGGTGCCGCCCCTGGACTTGGACGACTACTCGCCGCTGTCCCCGTGGATGGTCCTGTCGTCCACCAAGTCGGTCAAGTACGTGGACGCGCCGCGCCACGTGGTGCcgcgcggcgcccgcgccgTGGAGCTGGTGTCCGGCGTGGAGGCCGCGCTGGTGCAGGACGTGGCCACCGTGCCCAGGCGGCCCTACAGGCTGGAGTTCTCGGCGGgggacgccggcgacggctgCGCGGGCGCCATGGCCGTCCAGGCGTACGCGGGGCGCGGGAGCGTGCGGGTGCCGTACCAGTCCCGGGGCAAGGGCGGGCACACGCGCGGCGCGCTCGAGTTCACGGCGGCCGCCAACCAGACGCGGGTGGTGTTCGTCAGCATGGCCTACAACATGAAGCCCGACGGCACGCTTTGCGGGCCCGTCGTCGACGACGTCTCGCTCGTCTGCACCCGCaagcgcgccgcgcgccgcctgctGCTGTGA
- the LOC120683412 gene encoding uncharacterized protein LOC120683412 isoform X2: MAGNVRRAAVFLAVCLAARAAAAIQDGLLPNGNFEQVPPKSQLNGTRLMGRYAIPHWEISGFVEYIGSGQKQGDMLLPVPEGAYAVRLGNEASIRQQLTDLAPRTHYSITFSAARTCAQAEQLNVTVAPESDILPIQTVYTSSGWDSYSWAFEATGSVASFIVHNPGVSEDPACGPLIDLFAIKTLPPPKSSTNNLLKNGDFEEGPYIFPNTPWGVLVPPLDLDDYSPLSPWMVLSSTKSVKYVDAPRHVVPRGARAVELVSGVEAALVQDVATVPRRPYRLEFSAGDAGDGCAGAMAVQAYAGRGSVRVPYQSRGKGGHTRGALEFTAAANQTRVVFVSMAYNMKPDGTLCGPVVDDVSLVCTRKRAARRLLL, encoded by the exons ATGGCGGGGAACGTCCGCCGCGCTGCGGTGTTCTTGGCCGTCTGCCTGGCGGctcgggcggcagcggcgatccAGGATG GCTTGCTGCCGAATGGCAACTTCGAGCAGGTGCCGCCCAAGTCGCAGCTCAACGGCACGAGGTTGATGGGGCGCTACGCGATCCCGCACTGGGAGATCTCCGGGTTCGTCGAGTACATCGGCTCGGGCCAGAAGCAGGGCGACATGCTCCTGCCGGTGCCGGAGGGCGCCTACGCCGTGCGGCTGGGCAACGAGGCCTCCATCCGGCAGCAGCTGACGGACTTGGCCCCGCGAACGCACTACTCCATCACCTTCAGCGCGGCGCGCACCTGCGCCCAGGCCGAGCAGCTCAACGTCACGGTCGCCCCGGAGTCGGACATCCTCCCCATCCAGACGGTCTACACCAGCAGCGGCTGGGACTCCTACTCCTGGGCCTTCGAGGCCACCGGCAGCGTCGCGTCCTTCATCGTCCACAACCCCGGCGTCTCCGAGGACCCGGCCTGCGGCCCCCTCATCGACTTGTTCGCCATCAAGACCCTGCCGCCTCCTAAGAGCAGCACGA ATAACCTGCTGAAGAACGGGGACTTCGAGGAGGGCCCCTACATCTTCCCCAACACGCCGTGGGGGGTGCTGGTGCCGCCCCTGGACTTGGACGACTACTCGCCGCTGTCCCCGTGGATGGTCCTGTCGTCCACCAAGTCGGTCAAGTACGTGGACGCGCCGCGCCACGTGGTGCcgcgcggcgcccgcgccgTGGAGCTGGTGTCCGGCGTGGAGGCCGCGCTGGTGCAGGACGTGGCCACCGTGCCCAGGCGGCCCTACAGGCTGGAGTTCTCGGCGGgggacgccggcgacggctgCGCGGGCGCCATGGCCGTCCAGGCGTACGCGGGGCGCGGGAGCGTGCGGGTGCCGTACCAGTCCCGGGGCAAGGGCGGGCACACGCGCGGCGCGCTCGAGTTCACGGCGGCCGCCAACCAGACGCGGGTGGTGTTCGTCAGCATGGCCTACAACATGAAGCCCGACGGCACGCTTTGCGGGCCCGTCGTCGACGACGTCTCGCTCGTCTGCACCCGCaagcgcgccgcgcgccgcctgctGCTGTGA